A stretch of DNA from Aliarcobacter thereius LMG 24486:
TAAAAATATAGTTAAATCTTCTGGTAAAAAATTCATAATATCTTTAAAAATCGCATGAGTAATTTCATTTGTAGCTCTATTATAAACTAAAAGCTTTGCACTATCAGCTGGATTTACAGCTTTTGAGGCTATTTGAGAAGTAGGAAGATAAAAGTCATAACTCGATGTTTTTAAATTATCACTCACTTCTACTCTTCTTCATCTTCTTTTTGAGCTGGATTAAATACTTTTGCAATATAAATTGATACACCATAAAGTAAAATCAATGGAACAGCCATTAATACTTGACTTATAACATCTGGTGGAGTTAAAATTGCAGCAACAATAAAAATTAAAACAACTGCATATCTAAAAAAGCCTTTTAGCATAGCATCATCAACTAATCCTATTTTTGCAAGGAAAAATGTAATAACAGGAAGCTCAAAAGCTATACCAAAACCTATCATTAGTTTTGTAAAAAATCCAACATACTTTCCAATACTTGGTGTAACATCAACAACACTATTACCAAAAGCAATCAAAAAATCAAAACCAATAGGAACAACTATATAATAAGCAAAAGAAGCTCCCATTAAAAACATTAAAGTTGCAAAAAATACAAAAGGAACAACAAGTTTTTTTTCATGATCATAAAGTCCAGGAGCTAAAAAAAGCCATAATTGCCAAAAAATCACTGGTAAAGATAGTATAAAACCTGCAAAAAAGGCAACTTTCATAGCTGTAAAAAATGTTTCTTGAATTTCAACGGCAATCATAGTTTTACCAACAGGAAGAGCATGTTTAACAGGAGCCATCATCCACTCTAAAATTGGCTCATAAAATGCAAAACATATAAAAAACATTGCAACAACAGTTAAAGCTGAGATTGTTAATCTTTTTCTTAAATCAGCAATATGTGGTTTTAAATCATCAAACATTATATTTCCTTAGAATCTAGTGAGTTTTTCTCATTTTTAGTTTTATTTTCATTTGCTTTTGCAAATCTATTTTCTAATTCTTTTTTAGAGTCTTCTACTTTTAGACTATCTTTTTTAACTTCTAAATCATCTTTTAAAATATCATCTAGTCCTAAATCAAAATTTGATTCAACATTTAAAGAAGCTTTTGTTTCTTCAATTTGGGCTTTAAATTTGTTTGCTTCTTCTTTTAATTCACTAATATTCAACTCTTTATCTAGCGTAGTTTTAGCATCATTTAAACCTTTTTTTACACTATTAAAAAGTCTTGCTATCTTTACCATTGCATCTGGTAGTTTCTCAGGACCAAGAGCTATTACTGCAACTATTGCTATTAATAAAATTTCTGTTATTCCCATTCCAAACATATTTTGCTCCAAATTCTATATAAGGTTGAGATTTTATCAAAACTTATATTAAGTAATGATTTTCAAGTATCCCTTACTTTATAATTATTTAATTTTCTATTCTCAGTATATATTTGATAAAATCACCTAATTTTTTAAAAGGTAAAATAAAATAATGGAATTTTTAGTATTAATAATTGTTATAGCTGTTCTTTTTTTTATAGGGAAAAACTATAAAACAGAAGAGTTTAAAAATATAAATTTAACAAAAAAAGAAGTTTTTAGAGGTGATATATTAAATCATGAAGCTGGTCTTTTGGTTGCACTATTATCAAAAGTTGCAAAAGCAGATGGTAAAGTTGGAGAGCTTGAAGCAGAATTAATAAAACATACTTTATCAGATATCTCAAGCCATTTTCAAAATAGTGAAGATTTAAGAGGAAGATTAAAAGAGCTTTATAATGAAGAAAAAGATAATTTTTCAAATCTTATTGTGATTTGTGATAGGCTTTATAGATTAACTGCCAAGAATTATAATTTAAGATTAAAATATATGGAATATTTATTAAATCTTGCTTTTATTGATGGTGATTTTTCAAAAGAAGAACAAGAGATAACAGAAGATATTGCAAATGCATTAAAAATAGCAAAAAGTGATTACAATAGATTAATCTACTCTTTTGAAAGTTTTTATTCAAATATTAAAAATGAGAAAAAACTATCTCTTGAAAAGTCTTATGAAATCTTAAATTCTAATCCAAATGATGAATTTTCAATAATTAAAAAGAATTATAGAGAGCTTGTTAAAAACAATCATCCAGATATTATTACAGGTCAAGGTGCTACACAAAGTATTATTGATGAAGCTACAAAAAAACTTCAAGAGATAAATGAAGCTTATGAAATAATTAAAAAAGATAGAGGAATATAGATGGCAAAAAACTTTCCTCACTCTTTTATAGTTTGTGATTGTAAGCAAGTAAGCCTTGGTGAAATAGTTCATGCAATTAAAGAAAAAGGTGCAAAAACACTAGAAGAGATTGAGAATTTAACAGATGCTGGAAGTTCTTGTGGATCTTGTAGATGCAAAGAAGATGATGTTGGAGTTGAAAAAATGGAGCTTTATTTAGTTGATATTTTAAAAAAATTTGAAAATGAGAAATGATGATTGATATAAAAAAAGAGTTAATTGAAGAGATAAAAGAGTTGCTTAAGATATCTTCAAATGAGAAAATAGATATAAATCCAAATTATTTAAACTATTTTGATGAAGATGAGTTAAAAGATATAGTTTTCAGGCTTATTGATAAAAAAGTCGAGCATAAAAAAGGAAACTCTACTTATTTAGATGAGATTTATCTGAAAGCAAAGAAAAATGATATATAATCTTAAATTAGGATTTAAAAATGAAAGAATATAAAAATATTAAGCAAAATTTAATAAATTTTCTACAAAATGAAGTGAAAAATAGAGCTTTGAATAGTGTTGTTGTAGGACTTTCAGGTGGTCTTGATTCAGCTGTTGTAGCAGTATTATGTAAAGAAGCTTTTGATAAAAATTTAACTTGTATTTTAATGCCATCGCAATTTTCATCAAAATCTTCAGTGGATGATTCTATTGAACTTTGTGAAAAATTTAATATAAATTATGAAACCATATCTATTGAGCCTATACTAAGTGCCTATTTAAATAGCATGAACAACAACACTTTAAGAATTGGAAATTTTAGTGCAAGACTTAGAATGAGTGTTTTATATGATAAATCTTTTGAAAAAAACTCTTTGGTTGTAGGTACATCAAATAGAAGTGAGATTCTTTTAGGATATAGTACTATTTTTGGTGATACAGCTTATGCTATAAATCCTATTGGAAATATTTATAAAAGTGACCTTTTTGATTTTGCAAGATTTTTGGGTGTATCAGATAAGATTTTAAATAAAAAACCAAGTGCTGATTTTTATGAAAATCAAAGTGATGAAGATGATTTAGGACATAGTTATGACAAAATTGACTCTTTGTTAAAGGCTATGTATGATGAAAAACAAAGTTTTGAAGAACTTATTAAAAATGGATTTGATAAAGCTTTTATAGATGAAATCTCTAAAAGAGTTGAAAAAAATAGATTTAAAACAGAATTAGCAAAAATAGCAAAAATATAGGAGAGAAAATTGAGAAACATTGCAATATATAAAGCAACTTTAGATAATGAGGAGATAAACCAAATAAAATCTGTACTTGAGGCAAAAAATGACTTGTCAAAAGTATTGGAGTTTGAAGATGGAATTTCTAAATATATAGGTTCAAAATACTCTATTGCAACTGCAACTTCTACTGCTGCTTTACATTTGGCTCTAAGTTCTATGAAGTTAAAAAGAGGAGATAAGATTTTAATGTCTGTAAACTCTTTTGTGAATCTTCCTGAAACAGTAAGACACTTTGATGCTGAGCCTATTTTTGTGGATATAAATCCTGAAGATATGAATATTGATATTGATAAATTTGAAGAGATTTTAATAGCAAATAGATCAAAAAAACTAAGAGCAGCTATTATTACATTCATTGGTGGTTTAGCTCCTGATTTAGATAGACTTTATACAATTGCCAAAAAACACAATATCTTAATAATAGAGGATTGTAGAGCTGCTTTAGGCTCTTCATATAAAGGCAAAAAAGTAGGAAATCTAAGTGCAGATATGACAATTTTTTCTACAAATCCTTCACCTTCAAAATATGCAATAAGCCGTTCAGGAGTTTTAGTTACAAACAATGAAGAATTAGCTTCAAGAGCAAGACTTTTAAGAAACCATGCTATTACAACAACTTATGATAGTTTTGGAAACCTTGATTATGTTTATGATGTTGATGATATTGGTCATAAGTTTGATATTTCAGAACTAGATGCTGCTTATGCAATTGCTCAACTCAAAAAAACAGATAGTTTTATTAAAAGAAGACAAAATATTGCAAAAATGTATGAAGAAAATTTAAAAGATGTAAAACATATTACTAT
This window harbors:
- the tatC gene encoding twin-arginine translocase subunit TatC, translating into MFDDLKPHIADLRKRLTISALTVVAMFFICFAFYEPILEWMMAPVKHALPVGKTMIAVEIQETFFTAMKVAFFAGFILSLPVIFWQLWLFLAPGLYDHEKKLVVPFVFFATLMFLMGASFAYYIVVPIGFDFLIAFGNSVVDVTPSIGKYVGFFTKLMIGFGIAFELPVITFFLAKIGLVDDAMLKGFFRYAVVLIFIVAAILTPPDVISQVLMAVPLILLYGVSIYIAKVFNPAQKEDEEE
- a CDS encoding TerB family tellurite resistance protein, with product MEFLVLIIVIAVLFFIGKNYKTEEFKNINLTKKEVFRGDILNHEAGLLVALLSKVAKADGKVGELEAELIKHTLSDISSHFQNSEDLRGRLKELYNEEKDNFSNLIVICDRLYRLTAKNYNLRLKYMEYLLNLAFIDGDFSKEEQEITEDIANALKIAKSDYNRLIYSFESFYSNIKNEKKLSLEKSYEILNSNPNDEFSIIKKNYRELVKNNHPDIITGQGATQSIIDEATKKLQEINEAYEIIKKDRGI
- a CDS encoding (2Fe-2S)-binding protein is translated as MAKNFPHSFIVCDCKQVSLGEIVHAIKEKGAKTLEEIENLTDAGSSCGSCRCKEDDVGVEKMELYLVDILKKFENEK
- a CDS encoding NAD+ synthase, with amino-acid sequence MKEYKNIKQNLINFLQNEVKNRALNSVVVGLSGGLDSAVVAVLCKEAFDKNLTCILMPSQFSSKSSVDDSIELCEKFNINYETISIEPILSAYLNSMNNNTLRIGNFSARLRMSVLYDKSFEKNSLVVGTSNRSEILLGYSTIFGDTAYAINPIGNIYKSDLFDFARFLGVSDKILNKKPSADFYENQSDEDDLGHSYDKIDSLLKAMYDEKQSFEELIKNGFDKAFIDEISKRVEKNRFKTELAKIAKI
- the tatB gene encoding Sec-independent protein translocase protein TatB produces the protein MGITEILLIAIVAVIALGPEKLPDAMVKIARLFNSVKKGLNDAKTTLDKELNISELKEEANKFKAQIEETKASLNVESNFDLGLDDILKDDLEVKKDSLKVEDSKKELENRFAKANENKTKNEKNSLDSKEI
- a CDS encoding DegT/DnrJ/EryC1/StrS family aminotransferase, producing MRNIAIYKATLDNEEINQIKSVLEAKNDLSKVLEFEDGISKYIGSKYSIATATSTAALHLALSSMKLKRGDKILMSVNSFVNLPETVRHFDAEPIFVDINPEDMNIDIDKFEEILIANRSKKLRAAIITFIGGLAPDLDRLYTIAKKHNILIIEDCRAALGSSYKGKKVGNLSADMTIFSTNPSPSKYAISRSGVLVTNNEELASRARLLRNHAITTTYDSFGNLDYVYDVDDIGHKFDISELDAAYAIAQLKKTDSFIKRRQNIAKMYEENLKDVKHITILPFKEGHIYTQYIIKINRNRDAFARALKERGVSTALNYIPLHLLTYYKNKYSIKITAFPNALNNYQQILSLPIYAGLLDEEVDYVCKQVIDVAKEWI